The sequence below is a genomic window from Pecten maximus chromosome 14, xPecMax1.1, whole genome shotgun sequence.
TTTGAAGCTACTTGCTAGAAATTCTGTAGAGTTTTTtgttaaacatatttacataacatGGAGTTATAATTCAGTATTTGTGTATAAAGAATCTCAAATTTTGAATACATTTGATGAACATCTGTTGATGCTGACAAACAAAATTTCCTGGTATCGCCGAAGTCCTAAGCAACCTGTTCGTACTTGGCCTTGTTGATGTTCCTTGCGAGACAACATGATAGCAGCGCACCAAACACCTATAAACAAACACatgaatatgtatataccagaattactataaacaaacacatgaatatgtatataccagaattactataaacaaacacatgaatatgtatatacaagaattactatcaacaaatacatgaatatgtatataccagaattactataaacaaacacatgaatatgtatataccagaattactataaacaaacacatgaatatgtatataccagaattattataaacaaatacatgaaTATGTATGTACCAGAATTACTATAAACAAACAcatgaatatgtatatacaagaattactataaacaaacacatgaatatgtatataccagaattactataaacaaacacatgaatatgtatataccagaattattataaacaaacacatgaatatgtatatacaaaaaatgtaccagaattactataaacaaacacatgaatatgtatatacaagaattactataaacaaacacatgaatatgtatataccagaattactatcaacaaatacatgaatatgtatatacaagaattattataaacaaatacatgaatatacctatatataaattcCCAGCATCCCTAATTTCCAGAGTCATGGGGCCATAAATTCTGaataatatttgtaaatgacgGCTGTGTTGAGATttccactatgtgatctaactaTACACAAAGTTTGGTTAAAGTTGGGCTTATTCTTTTTGAGCAACTGATCcaaacacaaaactttaaagtaAAATGTTGACACAAAAGGACTGCATTAAAAAATTCTCACCTGGAAGAAAGAGATCCCCAGGGCGACGCCGCCGATCAATCCCATGTTACTTTGCATGAAATCTACAACGGTGGAGTAACATCCCTGCAATAAAAAAGATATGTGTGTAATTACGATTTATAAATGTTGgattataatatttcaattctgtaattaaatattaaaaatttgaatttgaaaaatgtatttttactaactgaatgtttttataaacaaacatttgaATAAATCCTTGTTTTCTAGGTGAATAATCAAACAATAGAGACCTCATACAGAGTTAATCACTGGCTAAATCACCTTAGAGAACCAATCTTTGACATTTTCTGGTAAGGGTTCAGAGGAACACTTGTTCAGGTCAATACAACACGAAGTAGGGATCTTCCCATcagtggtggtagtcctgttTACCCAGTCCGAATAGCTATGGATCCCACAACACTTAAGCTAAAACAACAATGAACATTCACATAGCATATCAGTATGGTGATTGACTGAAAAACTGTCATTGATAACGACTACAATAATCATAGCTAgtctttgtttgtttgctgggtttattcatattaaaagtCAAAACCCTCCCGAGTATAATAGGGGTCATACCATTCCTATAACAGGGTTAACGTGATCACCACGGGTTATAAACATCTTTTCAATCGTTTGTGTTGTACCAACAGATTTCAGATAACAGTGTGAAAATGGAAGATGGacaatatcatataatgatTCTTCTGACCTTTGACAGATGAAGAATAAAATGAGATGTTGGTCAGTTAAACTGAAGTAGAACAATGATTAGGAGACATAATATCCAACACACCATAAATATTATACTTGGTGTAAAACTATTTAACCAGAATAGTAGTTGCCTAGGTTACCTGAGACTGAAGGTCATCCATGGCTCCTGTTATTTCAGTGTCCACCTTGTATTTATGGAGAGCCTTCTCTAGACCTTCCTTGAAGCCAGACTCCAactgtaaataacaataatgataaagATTTTGTCGCAAAACAAATCGGCAAGACATATATTTATCACCAACGTTAATATTTTctgcaaaatgaaaataagGAAATGGAAATCTGGCATAATCCTCTATGCCTCTGAAAAAAGTCACATCATTTATCTGGAGAGCTGCTGTTCAGAAAGAggatttttaattatttttttttaagtgggaatacctacatgtatttatggAAAATCCTCTGGTTAAGAAAATTAGTAGAACATCCCCTAATCAACAGACAGATTGCCAGGGAACATTGACATATAATGGTCTGTTTGATTTGACTGTGGTGAAACCTTGTAATTGGCGGAGTAATGTAGGCGTTTAACCAGCAACTACTGTACCTAAGTTTAATTTGAATTATCCACTGTTGAACTACTCACCTTGCTCTGGTAGACAAACCCTGCTGCTCCGGCACTGAGTTCTACTATAAACACCACGACCAGGAAAACAGCATACTGTAAATACAGGGATACAGCATACCATTAATGTACAAGGATATAAGTTACTGTATAAGTACAGGGGTAtactatactgtaaatatatacagggatacagtatactgtaaatatatacagggatacaatatactgtaaatatatacagggatacagtatactgtaaatatatacagggttaaagaatactgtaaatatatacagggatacggtatactgtaaatatatacagggaTACAGTATACTGTAGATAGATACAGGGATAcagtatactgtaaatatatacagggattcggtacactgtaaatatatacagggatacagtatactgtaaatatatacagggatacagtatactgtaaatatatacagggatacagtttactgaaaatatatacagggatacagtatactgtaaatatatacagggatacagtatactgtaaatatatacagggatacagtatactgtaaatatatacagggatacagtatactgtaaatatatacagggatacggtatactgtaaatatatacagggatacggtatactgtaaatatatacagggatacagtatactgtaaatatatacagggatacagtatactgtaaatatatacagggatacagtatactacaaatatatacagggatacagtaaactgtaaatatatacagggatacagtaaactgtaaatatattcagggatacagtatactgtaaatatatacagggatacagtatactgtaaatatatacagggaTAAGTATACTGTAAAATCCGACAAGTATATCGATCACAACAGCATTGATACAGTTTCGACATGCATATCAATACAGGGACACAGCACATATGTACATCACAAAACCATATAAGTAACATATTTCTCAAGCATTTTAAGATATAGTTTTAGGGTAAATTTTACCAGATACTATTTACCAagcaacaaaaaaacaaattgaagtGCTCGTGCATATTTCTCAGAGCAATGTAATCTAATTGAttgtaaaaatcaataaatagaAGGCTGTCTGACAGGTAGAGCTTTACGATGACACGTACTTTACTGCTTCACAAACACTGTTATCTACTTAACTAATATGGATTTTGTCAGACAGCGATCAGTTCAAACGTAAATTATTAAGCaggtttttaaaaatatattttccattcattaaacctcatttttaaaagttgaagttttgatatattttctatacatgtacaagagttgaatttatacatattacactaacaatcacacacacacaagtcTCAACGTGAAATTCTGATCAGAATTAAATTATGCTTATTAAGGAAtagtctgttttttgttttttgtttttttttcattttcaaagaaCAAACTTTTGTTGGTGCAAATTACCTCATGCTCCATTGAATTTATGATCTcataaattaaacaaattagGATGTTTATCCttaagtacatgtagtatctGTCTCAGtgacaaaattaaacttacACAAATCATAAATAGGAGTCTTTTTGACAAATTTCAGTTTGACATTGTAGCtatattaaattaattatattggTCGTATAAAATACTCCTAATTTTGCTGTAGATCAGATTGGTTAGTACCGAGTATCTTTGTCCCCTTTGTCTAATTGACAGCTAGTCTGGATTTAGCCAGACACATATTACAGGAAGCCATATTGATTTGGTTGTTTGCTGTCAGAGGTAAATTAGGAATATGCAACATAACTATAGCTAAAACTTCCAATCTAGAAAATTATTGTGCAACATAACAAAATCTCCAGCAATCATGTTTCCAAGACAACCAATATTGGGgtataaaatcaatattaacCTAAATAACAACATCAGGAAATGGTTCTGTATCATCCATCTAACAGCTATGTTGATTCATTAAATACAATACTTATTACACAGAGATACATAATCTGTCTATCTGATGCCCAGAAGCTGTAAACATAACATAGAACACTCAATaaggtacatttttgtaatataacCCTGTTAATACAATGTGTATGACCCCTTGTGACCTAGGTACATAAccttgtaatacaatgtatatgaccCCTTGTGACCTAGGTACATAGccttgtaatacaatgtatatgaccCCTGGTGACCCCGGTTTATAGCCgtgtaatacaatgtgtatgACCCCTGGTGACCTATGTATATAGccct
It includes:
- the LOC117342129 gene encoding tetraspanin-7-like → MDQGRAKSTMATGPAVTCMKTLLMVFNFLFWITGIVILALGIWTKVDLYKYMELSSIYYRESPYVLIGVGAVIVLVGSLGCCCTIKGNSILLYMYAVFLVVVFIVELSAGAAGFVYQSKLESGFKEGLEKALHKYKVDTEITGAMDDLQSQLKCCGIHSYSDWVNRTTTTDGKIPTSCCIDLNKCSSEPLPENVKDWFSKGCYSTVVDFMQSNMGLIGGVALGISFFQVFGALLSCCLARNINKAKYEQVA